The DNA window CAGGTCGTACTTCTTGATGATCCGGTTGAGATGGACGTAAAGGAAGTTCAGTCCCGGCGTCGTGCCCCAGTGGCCAAGCAGCCGCGGCTTCACATGCTGTTTTTTCAACGGTTTTTTCATCAGCGGATTGTCGTACAGGTAGATCTGGCCGACCGACAGGTAGTTGGCCGCCCGCCAATAGGCGTGCATTTTCCGCAGCATTTCCGGGGACAGCGGCTTTTTCATGGGGCTTCTCCTTAGGTCCTTCGTTTTCCGGACCCTAAGGCGCTGGTTGGAAGGGCCGGCCCGGGCCGCCTGTCCCCGGGCCGTAAGGGTCCTATTTCCCGAATACCTCCTTGAAAAACTTCTGCATCTCGGCCCAGGACTTTGCGTCCGCGTCGGCGTTGTATCCGAGCGGAAGGCTGAATTTTTTCGCGTAGTCGTCCGCACCCGGATTCGTGAAACTATGGAGGGCCCCCGGATAGGAAACCACCCGGAAATCGGCGCGGGCCGCCTTCATCTCCTTTTGGAAATCCTCGACCTGCCCGGGGGGAACGAACTTGTCATCGGCGCCGGTAAGGACCAGGACCCTCGCCTTGACCGCCCCGGGCTTTGCCGGAGACGTCGTCGTCAGCCCCCCGTGAAAGCTGACCACTCCCTCCAGGTCGATTCCGTCCCGTGCCGTCTGGAGGACGACGCCCCCGCCGAAACAGTACCCGATGGCGCCGATCCGCCCGGGGTCGGTGAATCGATGTCCCTGGAGAACCTTCCTGGCGGCCAGAAACCGTTCGCGCCCGAGGTCCATGTTCTTCCGGATCTCCCCGGAGAATTTCGCGGCGTCGTCGGGATGCTGCGCCTTCTTCCCTTCGCCGTACATGTCCACCGCCAGGGCGACGTACCCCAGTTCGGCCAGCATCCGTGCGCGCCTTCTTGCGTACTCGTCGTGCCCCCACCACTCGTGGACCACCAGAATGCCCGGCCGTTTTTCCGAATGGCCGTCGTCGTAGGCCAGGTACCCTTTCATCGTCGTCCCTCCGGCGGAGTACTCCACCGGTTCCCCCCGGATCTCGCCCTGGGCGGATGCGGCGATCGCAGCCAGAAAGAAGATCGTCCCGATGATCCGTATCATATCGTCCTCCTCATGGTTTGTCCGGCCCCATTGAGATGAACGGTCGTCCCGGCGGATTCACGTTTCCGCGGCGGAAAGGAAATCGGTTGCGGGATTCCCCTTCCCTTCATACAATCAAGAAATCGTCTTGATAATCCATCTTGCCGGAGGAGGGATCATGGGAATGAAAGGATCGAGGACGGAGAAGAACCTGCTTGCGGCGTTCGCCGGGGAATCTCAGGCCAGGAACCGGTACACCTTCTATGCGGGCATTGCGTCGAAGGAGGGTTACGAAGGGATCGCCGCCATCTTCCTGGAGACCGCGGACAACGAAAGGATGCATGCCAAGCGGTACTTCGATCTGCTCGAAGGGAGGGACGTCGAGATCACCGCCGCCTACCCGACGAAAATCGGCAACACCGCCGTGAATCTGGAGGCGGCCGCCGCCGGGGAGCATGAAGAGTGGACCCATATCTACCCGACGTTCGGGAAAATCGCCGAGGAAGAGGGTTTCAAGGCGGCGGCGACGATCTTTTTCCGGGTTGCGGACGTCGAGGTGGAGCACGAGAAGCGGTACCAGAAGCTTCTTGCCCGCGTGAAGGAGGGGTCTCTCTTCAAGCGGAAAAAACCGATCCGTTGGAAGTGCATCAAGTGCGGGCGCATCCATGAAGGGACCGAGGCGCCGGAACGCTGTCCCACGTGCGCCCATCCCCAGGCGTGGTTCATCCCCGCGGAGGAGAATTACTAGATCCCGGCCGGGACGCCGGTGAAGGCCGGGGGGAAGCGGCGGGCAAGGGCAAGTCGTCAGGACGTCGTTTGCGCGGGGAGGGGCAAAGAGAAAAGATCCCCCG is part of the Candidatus Deferrimicrobiaceae bacterium genome and encodes:
- a CDS encoding ferritin family protein yields the protein MKGSRTEKNLLAAFAGESQARNRYTFYAGIASKEGYEGIAAIFLETADNERMHAKRYFDLLEGRDVEITAAYPTKIGNTAVNLEAAAAGEHEEWTHIYPTFGKIAEEEGFKAAATIFFRVADVEVEHEKRYQKLLARVKEGSLFKRKKPIRWKCIKCGRIHEGTEAPERCPTCAHPQAWFIPAEENY
- a CDS encoding dienelactone hydrolase family protein: MIRIIGTIFFLAAIAASAQGEIRGEPVEYSAGGTTMKGYLAYDDGHSEKRPGILVVHEWWGHDEYARRRARMLAELGYVALAVDMYGEGKKAQHPDDAAKFSGEIRKNMDLGRERFLAARKVLQGHRFTDPGRIGAIGYCFGGGVVLQTARDGIDLEGVVSFHGGLTTTSPAKPGAVKARVLVLTGADDKFVPPGQVEDFQKEMKAARADFRVVSYPGALHSFTNPGADDYAKKFSLPLGYNADADAKSWAEMQKFFKEVFGK